The sequence GCGACCGTGCCTCGACCACGTCGCCGTCACGCAACGAGTAGCCTCGGGCCTCGTCGCGCGTCTTCGACCAGAACAGGAAACCCCATCGCGCAGCACGTCCATCGACCCCGACGCGGGCGTCGTTCTCCACGTAGACCAGGCGCGCGTCGTCGGACCACGCACGGGCGGCGTCCGTGGCCAGCTCGGCGACATCGGCAGCGGCGACGGGTGCCTCGTCGGCACGCGCGCCCGTTGCGGACGTGCCGAGCAGGATCAGGAGGATGAGTGGGGTTCGCATTCGCATGGTGTCTCCGGGGATCGCGGCTCAGAAGAGGACCGACGTTCCCATGCTGAACTCGAGGTTGTCGTTGTCGTCGCGGGCCGCGCCGAGTCCCGAGGTGAAGCGATGCGCGCGGACTTCCCAGCGGATCGCGACACGGCGATGCACGTACATGGTGGTTCCGCCGCCGAAGTTCAGTCCGCTCTCGGTCTCGCCACGCATGATCGTGGAGCCCGCGCCGAAGGTGAGGTAGGGAACGAGCTGTCGCCCCGGCAGCAGTTTCAGGTTCACGTTCAGCGCGTAGAACAGCAGATGGAAGTCCTCTTCGGCGAGCTCGAGATCGAAGAGGCTCTCGACGATCTCGGCGGGGCGCACGATGTGCGACCAGCCCACGGTGCCTTCCACGTCGACGTACTCGAAGAGGAAGTAGGACAAGCGGCCACCCAGGAGCAGTGCGTTGGACTTGCGGTCGAAGGAGTACGCACCACCGAAGCCGGTGAGCGCGAAGCTGCCCACGCGTGAGAACAGTCGAGGGTTCGGTCGGAATTCCAATCCACTGAGATCGTGGAACTGGTGGCACAAGGCGGTGTGCACCCATCCGGTGCGGACCGCGTCGATTCGTACGTTGAACCAGTCGCCCTTCTTGGCCAGCACGGCGAAGCGCTCGCCCTGCTCGTGGAAACCGACCACGGCGAATTCCTCGCCCGGTCCGGTACGCAGCACGGCGTCGTCGGCCGTGATCTCGACCATGAGCTCGTCCGACACGAAGGGGTCATCGGGGTCGAGAGGTTCGACTTCGTCGGCGTGCGCGGTCGTCGGTGACGCGAGCAGGCAGAAGACGGCGAGCGCGGATGTCGCCCGGACTACGGCGTTCATGGCGAGGTCTCCGGGTTCGAGGAGGACCAACCGACGACACGCACGAAGAGCCCGATGTCGACCGATCGGAAGCTCTCCTCGGATTCGACGATCGTCGAGCCACTGCGGTGGGCGGTGTCGAGTTCGAAGCGCCGGGCAACGGCGCTCAGGCCGAGCATCAGGGCCGGTCGCAGACGGACGGAGACCCGCGCGTCGAGCGAGCGGGTCCAGGTCCCGACCGGATCGAAGCGAACGTCGATCGGAACGCCGTCGACGTCGGTGCGCAGGACCTCGGGCGCCCAGCTCGAGCGCAGTCGACCGCCCCCCGCACCGAGTTCGAGGCGCACCGGGCCGTGCCGGAGCACGGTCGCACGGAGCGTGATGCCGGCCTCGAACAGCGTGACCGTTGTCGCGGTGACGTCCCCGAGCCCCGTTGCTTGTTCGGTCGCACTCCGGCTCGCGCCGACGGACAACGACCAGCGTTCGTTGCGCAGGGTGAGGTCGGCGCCGGCGAAGGGTCGCGCGCCGACGTCCCAGCGGAAGTCGGACAGGTGTGCGTCGAGCACACGGAAGCCGGTGCGGGGTTCGATCCCGACGGACCAGTCGG comes from Candidatus Krumholzibacteriia bacterium and encodes:
- a CDS encoding SH3 domain-containing protein; translation: MNAVVRATSALAVFCLLASPTTAHADEVEPLDPDDPFVSDELMVEITADDAVLRTGPGEEFAVVGFHEQGERFAVLAKKGDWFNVRIDAVRTGWVHTALCHQFHDLSGLEFRPNPRLFSRVGSFALTGFGGAYSFDRKSNALLLGGRLSYFLFEYVDVEGTVGWSHIVRPAEIVESLFDLELAEEDFHLLFYALNVNLKLLPGRQLVPYLTFGAGSTIMRGETESGLNFGGGTTMYVHRRVAIRWEVRAHRFTSGLGAARDDNDNLEFSMGTSVLF